From a region of the Xyrauchen texanus isolate HMW12.3.18 chromosome 47, RBS_HiC_50CHRs, whole genome shotgun sequence genome:
- the LOC127638915 gene encoding vascular endothelial growth factor A-A-like isoform X1 translates to MSNLFSETFTDAIAEVRLSSDRILKRFIRFINSIMNFAVRVLQLFLVTLLYFSAVKSAYIPKEGGRSTYDVVPFMEVYNKSVCRPREVLVEIQQEYPDDIEHIFIPSCVVLTRCAGCCSDEIMECTPTITYNITLEIKRVKPLRHQGNMFMSFTEHSECQCRVKKDVSEKRENSQCEPCCSTCAERRRRLFVQDPETCLCSCKHSEADCRSRQLELNERSCRCDKPRR, encoded by the exons ATGTCTAACTTGTTTTCTGAGACCTTTACCGATGCGATTGCTGAAGTCCGCCTATCGTCGGATAGGATTTTAAAAAGATTTATTCGCTTCATAAATTCAATCATGAACTTTGCTGTCCGCGTGCTCCAGTTGTTTCTTGTGACGCTTCTGTATTTTTCAGCTGTCAAG AGTGCCTACATACCCAAGGAGGGAGGCAGAAGCACGTATGACG TGGTGCCATTTATGGAGGTGTATAACAAGTCTGTCTGCCGTCCACGTGAAGTGCTGGTGGAAATTCAGCAGGAGTACCCTGATGACATCGAGCATATCTTCATCCCGTCCTGTGTGGTTCTGACCCGCTGTGCTGGGTGCTGCAGTGATGAGATCATGGAGTGCACCCCCACCATCACCTACAACATTACTTTGGAG ATCAAAAGAGTGAAACCACTTCGTCATCAAGGCAACATGTTCATGAGTTTTACAGAACACAGTGAATGCCAATGTCG GGTGAAGAAAGATGTttcagaaaaaagagaaaa CAGTCAGTGTGAGCCTTGTTGCAGCACGTGTGCTGAGAGGAGAAGAAGGTTGTTTGTTCAAGATCCAGAGACGTGTCTGTGCTCCTGTAAACACTCAGAAGCCGACTGCAGGTCTAGACAGCTTGAACTCAACGAAAGGAGCTGcag aTGTGACAAACCAAGAAGGTGA
- the LOC127638915 gene encoding vascular endothelial growth factor A-A-like isoform X2 produces MSNLFSETFTDAIAEVRLSSDRILKRFIRFINSIMNFAVRVLQLFLVTLLYFSAVKSAYIPKEGGRSTYDVVPFMEVYNKSVCRPREVLVEIQQEYPDDIEHIFIPSCVVLTRCAGCCSDEIMECTPTITYNITLEIKRVKPLRHQGNMFMSFTEHSECQCRVKKDVSEKREKKPRKGKGQKRNRKKNREKSGICM; encoded by the exons ATGTCTAACTTGTTTTCTGAGACCTTTACCGATGCGATTGCTGAAGTCCGCCTATCGTCGGATAGGATTTTAAAAAGATTTATTCGCTTCATAAATTCAATCATGAACTTTGCTGTCCGCGTGCTCCAGTTGTTTCTTGTGACGCTTCTGTATTTTTCAGCTGTCAAG AGTGCCTACATACCCAAGGAGGGAGGCAGAAGCACGTATGACG TGGTGCCATTTATGGAGGTGTATAACAAGTCTGTCTGCCGTCCACGTGAAGTGCTGGTGGAAATTCAGCAGGAGTACCCTGATGACATCGAGCATATCTTCATCCCGTCCTGTGTGGTTCTGACCCGCTGTGCTGGGTGCTGCAGTGATGAGATCATGGAGTGCACCCCCACCATCACCTACAACATTACTTTGGAG ATCAAAAGAGTGAAACCACTTCGTCATCAAGGCAACATGTTCATGAGTTTTACAGAACACAGTGAATGCCAATGTCG GGTGAAGAAAGATGTttcagaaaaaagagaaaa AAAACCCAGGAAGGGCAAAGGCCAAAAGCGAAACAGAAAGAAAAACCGTGAAAAAAGCGGGATTTGTATGTGA